Proteins co-encoded in one Desulfoplanes formicivorans genomic window:
- a CDS encoding efflux RND transporter permease subunit, whose translation MFSRFFINRPIFAAVISIVIIIAGLVTLRSLPVAQYPEIAPPTISVSTNYPGANAQVLSETVAQPIEEQVNGVEGMIYMSSTCANNGDYSLTVSFDIGTDLDMAQVLVQNRVSQATALLPEAVQSMGVTTQKQSTNILLFATLTSPNNTFEPLYLSNYATLRIKDELSRIDGVGSVSVFGAGDYSMRIWLNPNKLKARGLTTTDVLNAINEQNVQVAAGQIGQPPAPQDQDFQYSITVKGRLTDVKQFESIIVKTLPGGAMVRLRDIARVELGAQTYDLASQANGIPTAAIAVYQQPGANALDVAKEVKARLEELKQSFPNDLEYSIPFDTTEFVNASIDEVVETIFIAIVLVFIVILVFLQDWRATLIPAATIPVSLIGTFAVMAGLGVSINMLSLFGIVLVIGIVVDDAIVVVENATRNMDDLRLPPKEATIRAMNEVTGPIIATTLVLLAVFVPTAFLGGITGALYRQFALTIATATVFSALNALTLSPALCAIILRPTSTHHNIFARAFNWTFDRFQKGYGAMVSTMVRRGFLVMILFAGLTGAAAWGFLQLPTGFVPSEDQGYAMVSVQLPDAASQKRTLGVIETLNKKIAQLPGVRSWISVPGYSLLDGAVASNAATIWVVFDSWDERLPKGLDVKAMIGQLWQIAGTIQEASVFAFSPPAIMGLGQAGGFEMKIQDKGDVGLTALQQMTQDIALAANGQSTLSQVYSTFRANTPQLFTDVDRTQTKSLGIPLSDVFNTLQANLGSKYVNDFNIFGRSYQVRLQADARFRTKVEDIKKLEVRNKDGDMIPLGTVVSVHKTLGPQLITRYNMYPTATLNGQGAPGVSSGQAMTMMENIAQAKLPTSMGYAWSGMSYQEKVAGSATMVIFALAIIFVYLVLCAQYESWTLPLTIILSVPLALIGTVIAVYIRNMDVNVYTQIGIVLLIALACKTAILISEFAKEGHESGQGIVEAALEAARLRFRPILMTAFAFILGVFPLVIATGAGAASRQALGTAVFAGMISATFLMIFFVPVFYVVIQGMSERFWKRKHVPIMQHNKPSHDVDEL comes from the coding sequence ATGTTCAGCCGTTTTTTCATCAACCGCCCCATTTTTGCGGCCGTGATCTCCATTGTGATCATCATCGCCGGACTGGTGACCCTGCGCTCGCTGCCCGTGGCCCAGTATCCGGAGATAGCCCCCCCGACCATTTCGGTCTCCACCAACTATCCCGGGGCCAACGCCCAGGTTCTGTCGGAAACCGTGGCTCAGCCCATTGAAGAGCAGGTCAACGGGGTAGAGGGCATGATCTACATGTCCTCCACCTGTGCCAACAACGGGGACTATTCCCTGACCGTGTCCTTTGACATCGGCACGGATCTGGACATGGCCCAGGTCCTGGTCCAGAACCGGGTCAGTCAGGCCACGGCCCTGCTTCCCGAAGCCGTGCAAAGCATGGGCGTGACCACCCAAAAACAATCCACCAACATTCTGCTTTTTGCCACCCTGACCTCGCCCAACAACACCTTTGAACCCCTGTACCTGAGCAACTATGCCACCCTGCGCATCAAGGACGAACTTTCCAGGATCGACGGGGTGGGTTCGGTATCGGTTTTCGGGGCGGGCGATTACAGCATGCGCATCTGGCTCAACCCCAACAAGCTCAAGGCCCGTGGCCTCACCACCACCGACGTGCTCAACGCCATTAACGAGCAGAACGTCCAGGTGGCCGCAGGGCAGATCGGCCAGCCCCCGGCGCCCCAGGACCAGGATTTCCAGTATTCCATAACCGTCAAGGGCAGGCTGACCGACGTCAAACAGTTCGAATCCATCATCGTCAAGACCTTGCCCGGCGGAGCCATGGTCCGCCTCCGGGACATTGCCCGGGTGGAACTGGGTGCCCAGACCTACGACCTGGCCAGCCAGGCCAATGGCATCCCCACGGCCGCCATTGCCGTGTATCAACAGCCCGGCGCCAATGCCCTGGACGTGGCCAAGGAGGTCAAGGCCCGACTGGAGGAACTCAAGCAGAGTTTTCCCAATGATCTGGAGTACTCCATCCCCTTTGACACCACGGAATTCGTGAACGCGTCCATTGACGAGGTTGTGGAGACCATCTTCATTGCCATTGTCCTCGTGTTCATTGTCATCCTGGTTTTTTTGCAGGACTGGCGGGCCACCCTGATCCCGGCGGCAACCATTCCCGTGTCCCTCATCGGCACCTTTGCCGTCATGGCGGGATTGGGAGTGAGCATCAACATGCTTTCCCTGTTCGGCATTGTTCTGGTCATCGGCATTGTGGTGGATGACGCCATTGTTGTGGTTGAAAACGCCACCCGCAACATGGACGACCTCCGCCTCCCGCCCAAGGAGGCGACCATCAGGGCCATGAACGAGGTCACCGGGCCCATCATTGCAACCACATTGGTCCTTTTGGCCGTGTTTGTACCCACGGCCTTTCTGGGCGGCATCACCGGCGCCCTGTACCGCCAGTTCGCGTTGACCATTGCCACGGCCACGGTATTCAGTGCCCTCAACGCCCTCACCCTTTCTCCGGCCCTGTGTGCCATCATCCTCAGGCCCACCTCAACGCACCACAACATCTTTGCCCGGGCGTTCAACTGGACCTTTGACAGATTCCAGAAAGGCTACGGGGCCATGGTTTCGACCATGGTCCGACGAGGCTTCCTCGTCATGATCCTCTTTGCCGGGCTGACCGGAGCCGCAGCCTGGGGATTTCTCCAACTGCCAACGGGATTTGTGCCCTCGGAAGACCAGGGGTACGCCATGGTCAGTGTCCAGCTTCCTGACGCTGCCTCCCAGAAACGGACACTTGGGGTCATTGAAACCCTGAACAAGAAAATCGCCCAGCTTCCCGGGGTACGCAGCTGGATCTCCGTGCCCGGCTATTCCCTCCTCGACGGAGCTGTGGCCTCCAATGCGGCCACCATCTGGGTGGTTTTCGATTCCTGGGACGAGCGCCTTCCCAAGGGACTGGACGTCAAGGCCATGATCGGCCAGCTCTGGCAGATCGCAGGCACCATCCAGGAAGCCAGCGTATTTGCCTTCTCGCCTCCGGCAATCATGGGCCTTGGTCAGGCCGGGGGATTTGAAATGAAGATCCAGGACAAGGGAGATGTGGGGCTGACCGCACTGCAGCAGATGACCCAGGACATCGCCCTGGCCGCCAACGGGCAGTCCACCCTTTCCCAGGTCTATTCCACCTTCAGGGCCAACACGCCCCAGCTGTTTACCGACGTGGACAGAACCCAGACCAAAAGCCTGGGCATTCCCCTGTCCGATGTTTTCAACACCTTGCAGGCCAATCTGGGATCAAAATATGTTAACGATTTCAACATATTCGGAAGATCCTACCAGGTTCGCCTCCAGGCTGATGCCCGGTTTCGCACCAAGGTGGAAGACATCAAGAAGCTCGAGGTCCGGAACAAGGACGGGGACATGATCCCCCTGGGCACCGTGGTTTCGGTGCACAAAACCCTCGGCCCCCAGCTGATCACCCGGTACAACATGTACCCAACGGCCACCCTGAACGGCCAGGGTGCTCCCGGTGTGAGTTCGGGTCAGGCCATGACCATGATGGAAAACATCGCCCAGGCCAAACTGCCCACGTCCATGGGCTATGCGTGGTCGGGCATGTCCTACCAGGAAAAGGTGGCCGGATCGGCCACCATGGTTATCTTTGCCCTGGCCATCATCTTTGTCTATCTGGTCCTGTGCGCCCAGTACGAGAGCTGGACCCTTCCCCTGACCATCATCCTCTCGGTTCCCCTGGCCCTGATCGGAACGGTCATTGCCGTGTACATCCGGAACATGGACGTGAATGTGTACACCCAGATAGGTATTGTCCTGCTCATTGCCCTGGCCTGCAAAACAGCCATTCTCATTTCGGAATTTGCCAAGGAAGGACACGAGTCGGGTCAGGGAATCGTGGAGGCGGCCCTGGAAGCGGCCAGGCTGCGCTTTCGTCCCATCCTCATGACGGCCTTTGCCTTTATTCTGGGCGTGTTCCCCCTGGTCATTGCCACGGGCGCGGGAGCGGCCAGCCGCCAGGCATTGGGCACGGCCGTGTTTGCCGGCATGATCTCGGCCACATTCCTGATGATCTTTTTCGTACCGGTCTTCTACGTGGTCATCCAGGGCATGAGTGAACGATTCTGGAAACGAAAACACGTTCCGATCATGCAGCACAACAAGCCCAGCCACGACGTTGACGAACTCTGA